A genome region from Schlesneria paludicola DSM 18645 includes the following:
- a CDS encoding IclR family transcriptional regulator produces the protein MSGENLKPKSRSEVTSLQRGLDVLEVLAGRPEGATLREITDELALPGASVLRIVRTLVELSYLSRDDRTKRYFMTNRLLSLGQPRTPSRGFAESAFPAMRRVRNATGETTQLCCLNGVEMVVIEQLLSVHPFKYSADLGARCPCYSCAPGKAIVAFLPEEERDVVVEKLQFKRFTETTISSRKAFRQELVQIREMGFAVDRAEGMAGIHCVAAPILDRHGNAVGAITIAAPMSRIPEDEFEVIGEVVKHGARQASDEFNQHS, from the coding sequence ATGAGCGGTGAGAATCTGAAGCCGAAGTCCCGGTCCGAGGTGACCAGCCTGCAACGCGGGCTGGATGTGCTGGAGGTTTTGGCCGGACGGCCTGAAGGGGCGACGCTGCGCGAGATCACTGACGAATTGGCTCTGCCCGGGGCGTCAGTCCTGAGGATCGTGAGAACTCTTGTCGAATTGAGTTATCTCTCACGCGATGACCGAACCAAACGATACTTTATGACGAACCGCCTGCTCTCGCTCGGGCAACCGCGGACACCCTCCCGCGGATTCGCCGAGAGTGCATTTCCCGCGATGCGTCGGGTACGGAACGCGACGGGTGAAACGACGCAGTTATGCTGCCTGAACGGTGTCGAGATGGTGGTGATCGAGCAACTGCTTTCGGTGCACCCGTTCAAATACTCCGCCGACCTGGGGGCCCGCTGTCCGTGCTATAGCTGCGCTCCTGGAAAGGCGATCGTGGCATTTCTGCCCGAGGAGGAACGCGATGTCGTCGTTGAGAAGCTTCAGTTTAAGCGATTTACCGAGACGACGATCAGCTCTCGCAAAGCGTTTCGACAAGAGCTAGTGCAAATTCGCGAAATGGGGTTTGCCGTTGATCGAGCCGAGGGAATGGCCGGTATTCACTGTGTCGCGGCGCCGATTCTTGATCGGCATGGAAATGCGGTGGGCGCGATTACGATTGCCGCACCGATGTCGCGCATTCCTGAGGATGAATTTGAAGTGATTGGTGAAGTGGTCAAGCACGGGGCGCGTCAGGCGTCGGATGAATTCAATCAGCACTCATGA
- a CDS encoding DUF1559 domain-containing protein yields the protein MSKRRAFTLIELLVVIAIIGVLVALLLPAVQQAREAARRTQCKNNLKQIGLALHNYESSFSVFPMGDCSYNFGAGEIPQASAQFYILPYLDQGNAYNAHDINDQINGNPAASEALERMLVVPGFHCPSDPMQQINLVAQLVQAESTNYMQCLGSHANMAGTMTTVGNPSTTIPSTQYHGMFFRNSSTRIRDVTDGTSSTAMFAEIKLGPNNGNAAQSGSASMAIVAAGDPNDFRVATAPPAGTTWAGADLLFPNASQCENRALPGWTYRGLEWYRGLNVATYYTHTLTPNAKLRDCITRTLYQGHMAARSYHPGGVNYVLADGSVRFASENVDATVWNGVGTKSNGETLGDY from the coding sequence ATGTCGAAAAGGCGTGCATTTACGTTGATTGAGCTTTTAGTGGTGATTGCGATTATTGGGGTGCTGGTCGCCTTGTTATTGCCTGCTGTTCAACAGGCGCGAGAAGCGGCACGACGAACGCAATGTAAGAATAATCTCAAGCAGATCGGACTCGCACTGCACAACTACGAGTCGTCATTCTCGGTATTCCCGATGGGGGACTGTTCCTACAACTTTGGGGCGGGCGAGATTCCACAGGCGTCTGCCCAGTTTTACATTCTGCCGTATCTTGATCAGGGAAATGCCTATAATGCGCATGACATTAATGATCAGATCAACGGAAACCCAGCCGCGTCTGAAGCTCTGGAACGAATGCTGGTTGTTCCAGGTTTTCATTGTCCCTCTGATCCAATGCAGCAGATCAATTTGGTCGCGCAGCTTGTCCAGGCCGAGTCAACAAATTACATGCAGTGTTTGGGCTCACATGCGAACATGGCAGGAACGATGACGACCGTCGGGAATCCGTCCACTACGATCCCGTCAACTCAGTACCACGGCATGTTTTTCCGCAACTCCAGCACTCGCATTCGAGATGTGACTGACGGGACAAGCAGTACCGCCATGTTTGCGGAGATCAAGTTGGGACCGAACAATGGGAATGCGGCTCAGTCGGGTAGCGCCTCGATGGCAATCGTTGCCGCAGGGGACCCGAATGACTTTCGCGTGGCGACCGCGCCGCCGGCTGGGACGACTTGGGCGGGCGCTGATCTCTTGTTTCCGAATGCTTCGCAATGTGAGAACCGCGCGTTGCCTGGGTGGACGTATCGCGGGTTGGAATGGTACCGCGGATTGAATGTCGCGACCTACTACACGCACACGCTGACGCCCAATGCAAAGCTGCGCGACTGTATCACCCGCACGCTCTATCAAGGGCATATGGCGGCTCGCAGCTATCATCCTGGCGGTGTGAACTACGTCTTGGCTGATGGGTCTGTCCGGTTTGCAAGCGAAAACGTGGATGCAACGGTCTGGAATGGCGTTGGAACGAAGTCGAACGGGGAAACTCTAGGCGACTACTAA
- a CDS encoding Fpg/Nei family DNA glycosylase — protein MPELPDIMIYLDALQPRVHDQRLEQVRIANPFLLRTVDPPIESLIGKRATHLKRLGKRIVIGFEGDLWLIMHLMIAGRLHWKPVGTKLPGKMGLAAFDFTNGSLTLTEAGSKRRASIHLVAGEDAANRLDAGGIDVLKMTSKQFAQALTKDNHTLKRSLTDPRRFSGIGNAYSDEILHHARLSPIKLTQRLTADEVQRLYVAVRETLKDWIARLRQQTGDKFPEGVTAFHPEMAVHGCFGQPCPDCHAPVQRIRYADNETNYCARCQTDGQVLADRSLSCLLKNDWPRSIDEWD, from the coding sequence ATGCCGGAACTGCCTGATATCATGATCTATCTCGATGCCCTACAGCCACGGGTGCACGATCAGCGCCTGGAGCAGGTACGCATCGCCAATCCGTTCCTGCTTCGCACTGTTGATCCACCCATCGAATCACTGATCGGCAAGCGAGCAACTCACCTGAAGCGTCTGGGAAAACGCATCGTGATCGGGTTCGAAGGAGATCTCTGGTTGATCATGCACTTGATGATTGCCGGGCGATTGCACTGGAAGCCGGTCGGCACGAAGCTGCCCGGTAAGATGGGACTGGCCGCATTCGACTTCACGAATGGAAGTCTCACGCTGACCGAGGCTGGTTCTAAACGTCGGGCGTCGATTCATCTCGTCGCAGGAGAAGACGCAGCCAACAGACTCGACGCAGGCGGGATCGATGTGCTGAAGATGACTTCGAAGCAGTTTGCACAAGCTCTTACCAAGGACAACCACACCCTTAAACGAAGCCTGACCGACCCACGTCGATTCAGCGGGATCGGAAACGCCTATTCTGACGAAATCTTGCATCACGCGCGATTGTCGCCCATCAAACTGACACAAAGGCTGACGGCGGACGAAGTCCAACGCTTGTATGTCGCCGTTCGTGAAACGTTGAAAGACTGGATCGCACGACTCAGACAACAAACCGGCGACAAATTTCCCGAAGGAGTCACTGCATTCCATCCCGAGATGGCTGTCCATGGTTGCTTCGGACAGCCCTGTCCCGATTGCCACGCGCCGGTTCAGCGAATTCGCTATGCCGACAACGAAACAAACTATTGCGCTCGCTGTCAAACCGACGGACAAGTCCTGGCCGACCGATCTCTGTCATGTTTGCTGAAGAATGACTGGCCGCGTTCAATCGATGAATGGGACTAG